TCACGGCAGTCGCGGATGTCTCCCAAGTTGTTTTTCGGGATGACGACGTGGTCTTTCTCACGATGAAGACATTCGATACCCGCGCCGCAATCGACGCGCTCGGTGAGGCGGCCCGGCGCTTGCCGGCGGTCTGTTTCCAGAACGGCGTGAGGAATGAGGAGATCGCTGACGGCAGGTTCAGCAGGGTGTATGGCGGCATCGTGTTCTTCGGCGCGAAATACCTGGCGCCGGGCTCGGTGGTTCATACGGCCGACAACAGCCTCGGGATTGGAGTGTATCCAAAGGGGCTGGATGATACAGTCGAGAAGTTGGACGCAGTATTAACGAAGGCCGGATTCAGCGTGACTCAATATCCGGACGTCATGGCGGTCAAGTGGTCGAAGCTTTTCCGGAATCTGAATAATGCGTTATTTGCCGCGACGAACCTGTCGGTGCTCGAAGGGATCAAGTACGAGGATTCACGCTTTGTGATGGCGGACATACTGGAGGAAGCTCTGCGGGTGGTCGAGGCCGAAGGGATTGAGATTGTGCCGCTGGCGGGGCATCAGCCTCCCGACAAGATGCTGGAGCATTTGCGCCGGCCGGGCACGCGCGGTTTCGAGATTCCAACGAACGAGGAGGAGATGCTGCGACCGAGCACGTGGCAGGACCTGTACTTGATGCGCGGGCGCACGGAGATCGAGTATTTTAACGGCGAGATCGTTCGCCTCGGCAAAAAGCACGGGATCCCGACGCCGCTCAATAAGCTGCTGGTGCGGGTCGTAAATGAGATGGCGGAGAAGAGGCAGCGCCCGGGGGCGGTAAGCGTGGCGCAGTTGAGGGAGATGGCGGGGAAAGGGTCGTAAATTTTTGCGCCGCGTCCGGGAGAGGCTTTGGAGTGCGGATCGGCTGCGGGGCCCGTTGTCGGAACGGTCAGACCTGCCGGGACAGGACGGCGCGGTGGCAAAATGTAATGATGTAAGACCCCGTTGGCCCCTCACCACTTCTTGAAGATGAAGAAGACTGCGCCGAGAATGAGGACGAAGCCGACGATGTAATTCCACCGCAGTCCCTCCTTCAGGTACCAGACGGAGAAGACGCAGAAGACGCTGAGGGTGATAACCTCCTGGATAGTTTTGAGTTGGGCCGCAGAGAAATACGCGTGTCCGATGCGGTTGGCGGGCACCTGAAAACAGTACTCGAGGAAAGCGATCAGCCAGCTTGCGACGATAACCTGCCAGAGCGGCAGGTTTTTGTATTTGAGGTGGCCGTACCACGCGAACGTCATGAAGATGTTGGAGATTGTCAGAAGGAGGATAGTACTCATATATTTTAGTTCAAGGTTCCAAGTTCAAGGTTCAAGGTTGTTTGGACTCTGGATTTGGATCAAGTGAGATCGAATTCTTGTTCTCGTGAATTTGTGAGGCAGTTTTTAGAGGAATGGCCTTTTCGGGATGGATTTCCACCGCTCCGAACGATGTGTCAGTTCCGGAGAATAGCATTGCGGGGACAGGAAAGGAGTGTGTGCACCATGACCGTCGAGAAGGTGCTGTGCCTTAGCTGTAGTAACCATATTTTTTCACTGATTCGATCATGGCTTTGACGTTTTCGGGGTTGGCGTTGGGCGGAATCTCGCAACCCGCGCCAAGGATGAAGCCGCCGTTCTTGCCGGCGTGTATTATCAGTTTTCTGCAGTAATCGCTTACCTCCTCCTTGCCGCCGAAGGCGAGCATGGTTGCGGGCACGTCTCCGAAGATGCAGCAGTGGCCGCCAATGACTTCCTTGGCGCGCAGGATATCGGTTCGGCCGTCGAATTGAAGGACTACCTTTGCCCGCGGGAACTCATGCAGATGGTCGAGGTTCTTATCCCAGTTCCCGTCGCAATGAAGGATCGGCGTGATGCCGCGCGCAATCAGGTCTTCGACGATCTTCTTCAGGGGCGGCAGGGCGTATTCTTTGAAATGACGGGGCGACATGAAATCGTTCGAGGTTCGATGGCAGAATACGAGTGTGCGGCGAATGCCGGTTCTGTGGGTGAAGTAATGAGTAAGCTGGACGTAGCCTTCGGCGAGCGCCATGGCGGCGTCCCGCAACTGTTCGGGTCGCTCCATCAGATCGTATGAGAACTCGATGACGCCGCGCGACATCGAGAAGGTGTCGAACGGCGCCTCCGCGCACAGGCCGTGCTGGATGGCGACGCCTCGATCCTGCCATTTCCGGAACTCGTCGCGCCAGTAATTTTTCTGCTCGAGCAGCTTCAAGAGGATTCGGATTCTGGCGGCGATGCCGGTTGCGGGGGTTCTCTGGACCCTGCCGGCGAGAGTCAGCATGAAATTGAGATACTTCAATCGAGAGGGCAGCAGGCTTCGGATGATGCGCAGGTATTCATCCGGTCCCATGATTTCCTCCTCGATCACCTGGCAGATATTGTCGGGCGGCAGGTCGATGCCGGGATACTTGATTTTCATCGGCAGCACAAAGACGTACGCGTTCGGATTCACCGGATTGATAGGGTAATAGATGTCCCAGGGGCCGAGTTCGGAGAAACATTTGTCGATGGCAGACGCGTATTTTTGGGGATCGGACCAGAGCTCGTGGACAGTGATGCCGGCATAGAACGCGGCGAAATAATAGATCATCGGCGCGACCGGTACGCGGTCGGGCGCGCCGAGCCGTATCACGGTCTGAAGCCGCTCTTCTGAAGTCAATGTGTCGCGCATAGGAATTTCAGGAGGGATCTTCGAAATGTTTCATTAGGAAAGGAATATAGCAGGTTCGCAGGAAATATTCAAGTTGGATGCTATTGGTGGTGATGTAAGATTTCTTGTGCAAAAAGAGGAATGGGATATCTTGCTTGAAAACTGTCGTGGTTTATGAAGTTGCCTTGCGGGGCAACCAACCAAGAAAGAGAAATATAGGGACAGACACCATATTAATATATATAACAAGTGTGAATGCAATGTGTTATGAAGTATCAGGCCCAACTTAATATGTGAATGCCATTTATCATGAGTGAAATTGCCCCGCCGCGCCCTCAGTCTTACAAACTGACTACGGGACGGGCCCCTGCATTTTTAGTGAGAATAACTATTCAATTCATTGAAGAAATACGCAGATAAGTCCTAACATAATGTCATTATGATGGTTACAAATATAAATATGGTGTCTGTCCCCATATTTTAGGGCTGGGATGAAACAGGATGAGAAAGCAGTCGCGGTGTGATATTTGCGGATTTGGGGTGGGAAGGCCTGTCAGCTTTGACAAGCTGGTAAAGTGTGTGGTAATCTTAGTTTTTGCAGTATCTTTGGGGTTTTCAGCCGTGCTGCCAAATTTTACCGCGTGAATTTCCACTTGAAAAAGGCTATTCCATACTTCTTCAGCATTTTCCTTCTGGCGGTTGCAGTTGGTGTGTATTGGCATTTTAATGTCATAAAGCCCGCCATTATTCCTGCGCATCATACGAATCTGGACGCTTACAATCTTTATGTCCCTTTTTATGCGTATACGGCTGAGTGCCTTCGCAATCTCGATCTTCCTTTATGGAATCCGTACCAATTGTGTGGAGTGACCTATCTCGGTGTTCTGCAGGGCGCCGTTTTTTATCCTCCTGTTCTTCTGTTCGCATTCATTTCACCCGCGCAAGCCTATTCATTCTATGTGATGCTGCACATGGTTCTGGGGGGGCTGTTTCTTATTCTGCTGATGCGGCACCTGAAGGTGTCGTGGATCGGTTCAGTTGCGGCGGCAGTTACGTTCATATTTTGCAGCAGCACCGTTTCAAACATTTTTGGCCCGGCTTTTCTGGCAAACAGCGTCTATTTCCCACTGATGCTCCTGTTCGTCTTAAAGGTTTTTGAGACCGGCAGGGTTAAATGGGCGCTCGCGCTTACGGCGGCCGTTTTGCTGCCGCTGCTGGCGGGGTGGATACAGGCGCTGGTTTACTGCGTGTACGCGCTCCTTGCATTTGTTATCGCCATTGTCATTCGCTCGCTGTTTGCGGGCGCATCTGAAACCCGATATATCAGACGGGGGCTGATTCTTTTGGCGGTCAGTGCGTGTCTATTTTTTGTTTTGGCAGCGGTGCAGATACTTCCGGTCATGGAGTTGGGGCTGCAGTCGACGCGCTCATTCGATCAGATGTCCGAGGAAATGGTAACCATCAGGAATACGGCCATATATGGTCCGTATCGAATCGTCTATGATCTGGTCAATTCCCGAGGCGGGATCCTTCCGTTTTTTCTTTACGTGGGCGTGTTTCCTCTTTTGTTTGCGCTCCTTGCCCTGGGGAACAGGAAGTTGCGCTTTTTTGTCCTTTTCTTCTACGGGCTTGCCGGCTGTGCAGTGCTGTTGTCGATGGGGCCGCAGACACCGCTGCACGCGCTTTCCTTGAGTCTTCCCTTGATGAAGATGTTCCGGGCGCCATTCCGATTTCTGTTCCTGTACGCTTTTTCGGCGGCGATATTATGCGGCATCGGATTGGATGTACTGCTGGCGAGGGTGCGGTCGCTGGACGCCGTTCGGGCGAGACGAGCCATACTGGGCGCCACTGCAACGGTTGTTTTCTTTGCAGTTCTTCTTGCAGTCTGGCCGGCGGAAGAGACGGGCGGGGAGTCTTTGCGTAACGTTCTGTTTGCGGCATCTCGATGGCCGCTCTATCTGTTGGCATTTTCTGTCGCTATTCTAATCTTTCTCGTTCTTCCGATAAACGATCGGCTGAGGCGATATGCAGTCGGCGCGACGAGTCTTCTTTTGATTCTGATCGATCTTTTCGCCGCGAATCATAATTATTTTTATCTGCCCGAGAAAAATCCGGAGTTGTTCGGGAGACATGATCGCGTGATAGAGAAGCTGAAGACGCTTATGGATATTGACAATTGCAGGGTGTTTGTCGCGGCGGATTTTCTCGATTTCTCGTATAACATAAAAGCCGGCCAACTAAAGAAAATTTCGATGGTGACGGATTATGAGAATATGAATCCGACCTTATACAACCGCTACTGCAATTACATTTTTGGAAGACAGGACCAGCGGAGCAGGGAATTTTTTTGGGGATGGTTCAATCTGGACGAGAAGCCGGTGCATCCTGAGTTTTTGGATTACATGAGCGCGCGCTACATCTGGGTCAGCCGCTCGTATGCGGAGGATGGCTCACAGGCTGTCAAGGAGAACGTACTTTCCATTGCAGGCGGCAATGTTGTGTATGCGGACGAGGAGAATCTGGTGTTTTTGAATGAGAGGGCGATGCCGCGCGCGTATATCGTTGGGGGAATCCGGGAGGCCGATTCCGAAGAGCATCTGCTTGAGGTACTGGCGTCTGACGAATTCTCACCTTCCGAGGAAGTTGCCGTTTTAAGAGGGGCGGTGGCTGCGACAAGTGGAGGAGCTATGGCTTCCGCCGGGTCAAAGGCCGTCATCGTCTCGATGGAGCCGGAGGAGGTACGCATAACGGCGTATGCCGACGGCGCGGGCTATCTGGTTTTGACCGACCAGTATTATCCAGGTTGGGAAGCGACCGTGGACGGCAGACGGGTGGACATCTTCCGGGCCAACTTTCTGTTCAGGGGGATTCCCCTGGAAGCGGGGGAGCATGAGGTTGTGTTCCGATACAGGCCGAAGAGCTTCATGATTGGCGCGGGGGTCTCGACGGCAGGAATTGCGGCTCTCATTGCGTGGGCGGTTTGCGGCAGGGCGCGGAGCAGAATCAGTTTTCGACGGCGGCTGAAAGAATCTCCCCGGGAAGGCGTCGCGGCCGCATCACGGTAAAGTATCCGATCGTCGCAACCGGTTCATACAGTTCCGCAACGGCGCCGGCGATTTCGGGATATTCCGATGAATAACCCTCATATGAGAGAATGTCGTTTGAAAGGCTCGGCATTCGCGAGATAATAACGAGCTTCGGCAGGTTTGTTCTGATTTGGTCCGCTGTCATTCGTATCTCTTCCTCTGAAAAATAACCCGGCCACAGATACACGAACTTTGTCGGCGCCATCCTCTGAGTGAGCACGTTGACGATCACGAGCGAGGGCAGCGAAGCGACGGTATCGGTCGGCGCGGTGTTGGCCCGCACGTATTCGATGAGTTCCTTGAACATCTGCGCATAGCCGGTGTCGAAAAAGATTTGTCCGCCCTCGACATCCATCCGTGAGATCGGTCTCGACTCGAGCGACCAACCCGCGGGAACGCGCTTGAATGCCAGCAGCAGCCGCGCCTGATTTACGGCCCGTCCTGCGAACAGGAGAAAAAGGGGAACCGCGAGGACGGCTATCGCCGCGACGCGAATCGATAAAAGGCGGGATTCGATTCTTGCGGATGCGATGAGCCGATGGACAAGGAAGAATGCGAGCGGAATCCATGGGGCGAATCCGAAGGTGAAATGATTCAGGTCCGCATAAGGAAACGTTTGCTGGAAGAGGAGAACGGCGTAAACGAACAGGCACAGCGAGAACAGGACCTCCTTTGAGGCGGCATTTTTCTTGACGTTCCGGATCAGGAAGATTGTGAAAACGGCGGTGATCGCCGCCGGGAAATACAGGTAAATGTTCAGGTCCCATCGCTTCGAGAGGAAATACCTGAAAGCGGCTCCCTCGACTATCCAATTGGCGAACAGAATCAGAAGAGCGGCGGCCGCTGAAGAGCAGATGATGACAACTCCTCGATTTGCGCGATTACGGATCATGATGTGGCCGATAGCTGCGAGCGCGGCAAGAAAGGCCGGGAACAGAAACGAAATCGGAGAAAATGTCGGGAAGGCGACGACCATCTCGTTGAGGCGCCAGCTTTGTCCGATGAGAAGGACGTTTCGGAAAAGGTCGAGCCAGCCCACCTTTGGCGCGAGATAGCAGAACCATGCCGCTATGAGAGCAATGAATCCGCCGGACAAGACAAGTTGATAGAGTACGAGGTTTCTGAATGAGGAGCGGGCTTCGGTTCGGTAGTAGGGGCGGTTGAGCAGCCACAGGAGCAGACCGGCGAGCAGGAGGGCCGGCAGATGCAGAAAGGCGATGTTGCTGACGGTGTGCCGCGAGACGTAGGCAAGTGGGAGTGCGGCGGCGAGCACGAGGACAAGAAGGAATTCGGCCGACCGGGCGACGAGGCAGTCCGCATGGTTTCCTCTTCTCCAGAACAGGCCGATCAGGCCGTAGGATGCGAGAACGAATACGCCGATGCTTTGTTTGAAGGTGAAGGCTGCGCCCGCGGCAATTCCGGCGAGCAGAACAGGCAATAATCTGTCGTTCTCGACGGCTCGGATGAGAACGCAGAGGCCGGCGAGCCCGAACGGAACGGCGTACCACGAGCTGTAGGGGATATTCAGGATCGGCGGTCCCCAGAAGAGGAAGAGGAGCGCGCACAACGCGGCGAGATGATTGGGCATGATCTTTATGGCGATGAAAAAGAGCAGCAGGCTGCTGAGAACGGTGACGAAAGCGAGGCCGTACTTGACTGCGAGCAGGTCGGGTCCGAAGAGTGTGAAGAGGAGTCCGTTGACGAAGTAAACGCCGGGCGGCCAGAACGGATCGAAATCGAGATACGGCGTTTTCCCGAGCGAAAGCAGGTACGACTTGTAAAGGATGAATCCCTCGTCCGAATGATGCCACGGGACGGGGAACGAGAGTTCGAAGGGAGCGGCGAGGATGGCGGCAATCAGGATGAGAGGAAGAAGGAAGAGGAGAAGGACATTCGGTTTTGGATTTTGGATCCCGGATCGGTGTCCGGGACAAGCTTTGGATTTTGGATTATTATTCATACAAGGTTATCGCACGAAGAAGGGGACCCCTGTCACGCCAATGATTATAACATAAATGCATTAATGATTTTACATGGATTTTCTAAATGGATTTGATTGACAAGTATCTGAGCTGAAAATATAATTGTTACCAAGTAAGAAGCGCGCCTTCTTATTTAAAGCGGCAAGTTTCTGAAAGAATTCAGTTTATTGCATGGGGTGGCATCGTGGCGGGGATTGCTTCATTCCGTTTCTCGGATTTGAGCGAAGGGCAAGAATTTGCCTTTGATGTTGCAATTCGGGCGGAGGACATCGACACGTATGCCCGGGTGTCCGGCGATGTGAGTCCGTTGCACATGGATGCCGCTTTCGCAAAGCAGAGGGGGTTCCGCGGGAGAGTCGCACACGGCGGGTTACTCGGCGCTTACATCTCGCGAATGGTGGGCGTTCATTGTCCCGGACAAAATGCGCTGCTGCAGGCGCTGGACCTGAAGTTTTTGAAGCCGTTCTACGAGGGAGATACGGCGCACGTCACAGCGCAAGTGGATATGCTGTCGGCGGCAACGCAGGTGATGGTGCTGAAGGTACAGATAACTGATGCGTCGACTGGACAGGTCCATGTGCGGGGAAAGGCGCAGGTTGGCTTCACAAGGAGTATCGGGGAATGAAATCGGATGTTGATTTTATCCTGATTTCGCAGTCGGAGGTTGTGAATTACAGTCAATATTCCGAACTGCCTTTGGATAGAATCGACATGTACCGCGAACTGGTTTTTCCGCGGATGATATATTATCGAGATGCGTTTCGCTCACCGATCGATCTGCTCAACATGCTTCGGGACGGGGTTTCGTTTCAAGATGCCTCTTACGAGATGCGCAGGCGCCTGTTGAGTGTTTGGAATCTTCCCTCGCTCAGCGGCATGCACATTGCCAACTACCTTCTGGCGCACGGCTTTCAAACGTGCATCATCAATAACTTCGATGCTGAATTTGACCGTTTCCATGAAGTTTATACTGCCTGCAAGACGCCTCCTCTTGTGGGCATTTCATCAACATTTCATTTGAGTTTTTCAGAGCTCAAGCGGATTATCGGGCACTTGCGCAAGGTTGATCCCGAAATGGAAATTGTGGTTGGTGGAGCTTTTGCCAATGCAGTGGTGCAGAATGCGCCAGTGGAGCGTTTTGAGAAGCCGATGCGCAGATTCGGCATTGACTATATACTGCATGGGTTTAATTCGGAAACGGATTTACGGGATCTATTGATGAAAAGGGGCAATGGAGGACTACAAGATATATCGAATATGGCATACCTTGAGCGAAGGAATTCAGGGGATGCAATTTTCCAAACAACCAAGAGCCAATGGCATCCGGCAGTACTGAATGAGATGCCGGCGCTGTGGGATCAGCTCGATCTTCCGTTTGTCAACAGGACCGTTCAGCTTCGTACGTCTTCCGGCTGTCCTTTTTCCTGCGCATTTTGTTCGTATCCGAAGGTAGCGCACGGATTCCACCTGATGGATGCGGGAATTCTGGAGCGGCAGATACAGAGCGTTCTGAAGGTCCCCGGGATTCGGCAGATCGTCTTTGTTGATGACACTTTCAACGTGCCGCGCGTGCGATTCAAGGAACTATGCCGCTTATTCTCCAAATATGAGTTCGACTGGTTTTCCTTTCTGAGGGTCCAATTCATAGATGACGAGATTGCTCAGCTCATGCGCGAATCAGGCTGTCGCGCTGTTTACCTTGGGATCGAGTCGGCGAGCGATCAAGTTCTGCGGAACATGAACAAGCGGGCTACCAGAGAAGATTATGAGCGCGGGATTCGGTCTCTGCGAAAATATGGTATCCGCACAGTTGCGGCTTTTGTTATCGGATTTCCAGGAGAAAATGAGCGGACTCTCAGGGAGAACCAGGACTTCATTGAATCCTCGGGAATAGACTATTACACGCTGAAGGAATTCTACTACATGGAGCACACGCCGATTCATTCAGACCGGGAAAGGTACAAGCTAACCGGCTCGGGTAATAAGTGGTCGCATGAAACGATGAACTCAGTGCAGGCATACGAGGCGAAGATCGGGCTTTTTCAGGAAATCAAGAATTCATGTTTTATCGATCCTGACACCAGCCTGTGGAACCTGGTTGTGCTGCTGGATGCCGGCTTCTCTCTGGATCAAGCGCAACTCATCCAGCGAGAGATCAACGTTATCTTGAGGGAGCAACTGAACGGATCATATGACAGCAGTCATCCGGCCTTTGGCAGGCTCAAGGAGCTTGTAGCCGGTCAGGAGGCGCCATGAAGGCGGAGCAGAAGCGTGAAGAGATAAAGGCGGCCAAGTCGGCAAGCAAAGAGGGCAAGCACCAGGAGGCTTTCCAGCGACTGCGGGGGATCGCCGATCCTTACGATGATTTTTCTCTTCAGTCACGGTATGCGAAGGTATATCAAACGATTCGAGGGAATCTGGGTCTGCGGCCGATTCGGCTCGCTCTGGTTGGCGGGAGCACGCTTGAACATTTCTCCGATGTGCTTGCTTTCTGGCTCGCGATGGAAGGTTTTCGGCTGGAGTTGTACCTGTCGCCGTATGACACGATGCGCCAGACGATCCTGGATGCGGGAAGCGATCTGTACGCGTTTAACCCCGAGCTCGTCTGGATTTTCTGCACAGAGAAGGATGTTCGGATTTCCTTGTCCTCGGCCGCCGGCCATTCTCCCGAGATCATTTCGCAAGCCGTTCAGTCCGCCGTGCAAGAGTGTTCGGAGCTATGGCAGACAATCAATTCCCGCTGTTCCGCCTATATTATTCAGAATAATGCAGACCTGCCCTGCGAAAGGATTTTTGGGAATCTCGAATGCGCGGTCGACTGGAGCCGATTGAATTTGCTGCGCCGGTTCAATCTTGAGCTTGCCTCCCGATTGCGGGCGGGGATCACCATATTGGATTTCGAGTACATTTCTTCCGCGTTCGGGAAATATCGGTGGTTCGACCATCGGTACTGGTTCCACTCGAAGCATGCCTTTTCGTTGGATGCGGCGGGACTGGTCGCATTTCATGCGGCGCGGCTGATCGGCGCTCTAAAAGGCGCGGCGAAGAAGTGCATTGTACTGGATTTGGACAACACGCTCTGGGGAGGCGTAGTAGGAGACGACGGGCTTGCGGGCATCCGGCTGGGGGTTTCCGCGGACGGCGAAGCATTCGTAGCATTTCAGGAATATCTCAAGGGACTGGCGGATCGGGGAGTTTTGTTGGCAGTCTGCAGCAAGAATGAGGATGGAACTGCAAAAGAGCCGTTTCTGAAGCACCCGGACATGCGGCTGAAGCTGCAGGACATTTCCGTTTTTATCGCCAATTGGAATAACAAGGCGGATAACATCTGCACCATTGCAAAGACCCTCAATATCGGACTCGACTCCCTGGTGTTCATTGATGATAACCCTGCCGAGCGAGAGCTGGTTCGGTCGCTCTTGCCGATGGTGACGGTTCCGGAGATGCCGGAGGATCCCGCGGATTACATCCGAACGCTTGACCGGCTGAGCCTTTTCGAAACCGTCTCATTTTCGAGTGAAGACAGGAAGCGCGGGCAGATGTATCGGGAGAACGCCGCCCGTCAAGAGCATCAGGAGAAATTTACGGACCTCACGAGCTTTCTGGCGAGCCTGGATATGGAAGCCACGGTTGGGTCGCCTGACGCGTTTCATGTGAAGAGGATGTCGCAACTAATTAACAAGAGCAATCAGTTTCACCTGACCGGCACGCGCTACACGGAGAGCCAGATTGAAGGATTTGCCGCCGATCCGGATTATATGGTTCGCTATTTCAAGCTGAAGGACAAATTTGGCGATAACGGTTTGATCTCGGTTGTCGTCTTGAAGCGGGAGCAGGCGGATCTCTTGATCAACACGTGGGTGATGAGTTGCCGGGTGTTGTCGAGGGGGATGGAGGAATTCATCTGCAACGAGATTCTGTCTCTGGCCCGGAATGGAGGTTGCAGCCGCGTGCTCGGTTGCTATGTTCCCAGCAGCAAGAATCAGCTTGTTCAAGGATTATTTGGGAGGCTGCAATTCAGGAAGGTTTTACAGGAGGAGAACGGCGCAACGCATTGGGAATATGTATTGGAGCAAGGGAATCTGCCGTTCCAGACCCACATTCGCCGATCGGAGAGTTAGGGAAGGAGGGATAAGCTTGACAGTATCGGATGGAGA
This Candidatus Abyssobacteria bacterium SURF_5 DNA region includes the following protein-coding sequences:
- a CDS encoding HAD-IIIC family phosphatase, with amino-acid sequence MKAEQKREEIKAAKSASKEGKHQEAFQRLRGIADPYDDFSLQSRYAKVYQTIRGNLGLRPIRLALVGGSTLEHFSDVLAFWLAMEGFRLELYLSPYDTMRQTILDAGSDLYAFNPELVWIFCTEKDVRISLSSAAGHSPEIISQAVQSAVQECSELWQTINSRCSAYIIQNNADLPCERIFGNLECAVDWSRLNLLRRFNLELASRLRAGITILDFEYISSAFGKYRWFDHRYWFHSKHAFSLDAAGLVAFHAARLIGALKGAAKKCIVLDLDNTLWGGVVGDDGLAGIRLGVSADGEAFVAFQEYLKGLADRGVLLAVCSKNEDGTAKEPFLKHPDMRLKLQDISVFIANWNNKADNICTIAKTLNIGLDSLVFIDDNPAERELVRSLLPMVTVPEMPEDPADYIRTLDRLSLFETVSFSSEDRKRGQMYRENAARQEHQEKFTDLTSFLASLDMEATVGSPDAFHVKRMSQLINKSNQFHLTGTRYTESQIEGFAADPDYMVRYFKLKDKFGDNGLISVVVLKREQADLLINTWVMSCRVLSRGMEEFICNEILSLARNGGCSRVLGCYVPSSKNQLVQGLFGRLQFRKVLQEENGATHWEYVLEQGNLPFQTHIRRSES
- a CDS encoding 2-dehydropantoate 2-reductase, translating into MEQEMRIVVYGAGAIGSIIGGYLHNSGCETVLVCSKAHADAIGRNGLKISGVQGEYLLRVTAVADVSQVVFRDDDVVFLTMKTFDTRAAIDALGEAARRLPAVCFQNGVRNEEIADGRFSRVYGGIVFFGAKYLAPGSVVHTADNSLGIGVYPKGLDDTVEKLDAVLTKAGFSVTQYPDVMAVKWSKLFRNLNNALFAATNLSVLEGIKYEDSRFVMADILEEALRVVEAEGIEIVPLAGHQPPDKMLEHLRRPGTRGFEIPTNEEEMLRPSTWQDLYLMRGRTEIEYFNGEIVRLGKKHGIPTPLNKLLVRVVNEMAEKRQRPGAVSVAQLREMAGKGS
- a CDS encoding radical SAM protein, whose product is MKSDVDFILISQSEVVNYSQYSELPLDRIDMYRELVFPRMIYYRDAFRSPIDLLNMLRDGVSFQDASYEMRRRLLSVWNLPSLSGMHIANYLLAHGFQTCIINNFDAEFDRFHEVYTACKTPPLVGISSTFHLSFSELKRIIGHLRKVDPEMEIVVGGAFANAVVQNAPVERFEKPMRRFGIDYILHGFNSETDLRDLLMKRGNGGLQDISNMAYLERRNSGDAIFQTTKSQWHPAVLNEMPALWDQLDLPFVNRTVQLRTSSGCPFSCAFCSYPKVAHGFHLMDAGILERQIQSVLKVPGIRQIVFVDDTFNVPRVRFKELCRLFSKYEFDWFSFLRVQFIDDEIAQLMRESGCRAVYLGIESASDQVLRNMNKRATREDYERGIRSLRKYGIRTVAAFVIGFPGENERTLRENQDFIESSGIDYYTLKEFYYMEHTPIHSDRERYKLTGSGNKWSHETMNSVQAYEAKIGLFQEIKNSCFIDPDTSLWNLVVLLDAGFSLDQAQLIQREINVILREQLNGSYDSSHPAFGRLKELVAGQEAP